The following coding sequences are from one Carettochelys insculpta isolate YL-2023 chromosome 5, ASM3395843v1, whole genome shotgun sequence window:
- the TRIM14 gene encoding tripartite motif-containing protein 14 isoform X2 yields the protein MAQVEAEAGPCCELRPAERSCLAASCAAHARPPRGEPGGQRLGPAGEAAAAELGRYCLEHAGRPLELFCADCARCVCALCPALGAHRGHRVSLLGQAAQGAKEFMTTYLKELELKKKQEVGNIRHIEQAVNDLKAHASASKACLAGKFTELRLLLDEEERLTKKFIDEKIQQALLAYSQQTESCQERIHIIESFSDQLRQIQQRSDPIQLLQDYTASEKEIQEQRAPADQWHPIPMSFEHVLNHFRGFVKAIQSVVQKPLEARLKEDIFSSLNATSKKDPGMLLKTSSTVEQSLFLKHARSPTLDYDSLHPRLILSEDRLTVSCSWRRRFYSYRPQRFDKLWQVLSRDAFFSGSHYWEVDVLQAGQGWWIGAAYPSIKRQGDSETCRLGWNRASWCIKRFDLEYWAFHKGERTLILTDDDPEQIGVFLDYEAGILSFYNVTNGMAHLHTFRCKFTEPLYPALRLWEGAITIRQLT from the exons ATGGCGCAGGTGGAGGCGGAGGCCGGGCCCTGCTGCGAGCTGCGCCCGGCGGAGCGGAGCTGCCTGGCCGCCTCCTGCGCGGCCCACGCGCGGCCGCCCCGGGGGGAGCCCGGCGGGCAGCGCCTGGGCCCGGCCGGGGAGGCGGCAGCGGCCGAGCTGGGCCGCTACTGCCTGGAGCACGCGGGGCGGCCCCTGGAGCTCTTCTGCGCCGACTGCGCGCGCTGCGTCTGCGCCCTGTGCCCGGCGCTGGGCGCCCACCGCGGCCACCGCGTCAGCCTGCTGGGCCAGGCGGCGCAGGGCGCCAAG GAATTCATGACAACATATTTGAAGGAGCTAGAATTGAAAAAGAAACAGGAAGTTGGCAATATAAGGCACATAGAACAAGCTGTTAATGACCTTAAG GCACACGCCTCTGCTAGTAAAGCATGTCTGGCAGGGAAGTTCACTGAACTCCGGTTACTGCTTGATGAAGAGGAAAGGTTGACAAAAAAATTCATAGATGAAAAGATTCAGCAGGCCCTCCTGGCATACAGTCAGCAGACGGAGTCATGTCAAGAACGAATTCATATCATAGAGAGCTTCTCAGACCAACTCAGGCAAATCCAGCAGCGAAGTGATCCCATTCAGTTATTACAG GACTACACAGCATCAGAAAAAGAAATCCAGGAGCAGAGGGCTCCAGCCGATCAGTGGCACCCGATACCCATGTCCTTTGAGCATGTTCTGAACCATTTCAGGGGTTTTGTAAAAGCTATTCAGTCTGTTGTGCAGAAACCATTAGAAGCTCGACTTAAAGAAG ACATTTTCAGTAGCCTTAATGCCACTTCAAAGAAGGACCCTGGGATGTTGCTGAAAACATCATCTACAGTTGAGCAATCGCTATTTTTAAAAC ATGCAAGATCTCCAACTCTGGACTATGATAGCCTTCATCCCAGGttgattttgtcagaagatcgtCTTACAgtaagctgcagctggaggaggaggtttTACTCTTACAGACCCCAGAGATTTGATAAGTTATGGCAGGTCTTGAGCAGAGATGCTTTCTTCTCTGGGAGCCATTACTGGGAAGTGGATGTGCTTCAGGCTGGACAAGGATGGTGGATTGGAGCAGCCTACCCTTCCATCAAGAGACAAGGAGACTCTGAAACTTGTCGACTCGGGTGGAACAGAGCATCCTGGTGTATTAAAAGATTTGACCTTGAATACTGGGCGTTTCACAAGGGCGAGAGGACCCTGATACTGACAGATGATGATCCAGAACAAATTGGTGTTTTCCTGGATTATGAAGCCGGCATCCTCTCATTCTATAATGTAACAAATGGCATGGCCCACCTGCATACGTTCCGCTGCAAGTTCACGGAGCCTCTTTACCCAGCACTTAGGCTCTGGGAAGGTGCGATAACAATCCGCCAATTGACTTAG
- the TRIM14 gene encoding tripartite motif-containing protein 14 isoform X1 produces the protein MAQVEAEAGPCCELRPAERSCLAASCAAHARPPRGEPGGQRLGPAGEAAAAELGRYCLEHAGRPLELFCADCARCVCALCPALGAHRGHRVSLLGQAAQGAKEFMTTYLKELELKKKQEVGNIRHIEQAVNDLKAHASASKACLAGKFTELRLLLDEEERLTKKFIDEKIQQALLAYSQQTESCQERIHIIESFSDQLRQIQQRSDPIQLLQDYTASEKEIQEQRAPADQWHPIPMSFEHVLNHFRGFVKAIQSVVQKPLEARLKEDGWIYKYTESSSAFISDHLCLLTNYIFSSLNATSKKDPGMLLKTSSTVEQSLFLKHARSPTLDYDSLHPRLILSEDRLTVSCSWRRRFYSYRPQRFDKLWQVLSRDAFFSGSHYWEVDVLQAGQGWWIGAAYPSIKRQGDSETCRLGWNRASWCIKRFDLEYWAFHKGERTLILTDDDPEQIGVFLDYEAGILSFYNVTNGMAHLHTFRCKFTEPLYPALRLWEGAITIRQLT, from the exons ATGGCGCAGGTGGAGGCGGAGGCCGGGCCCTGCTGCGAGCTGCGCCCGGCGGAGCGGAGCTGCCTGGCCGCCTCCTGCGCGGCCCACGCGCGGCCGCCCCGGGGGGAGCCCGGCGGGCAGCGCCTGGGCCCGGCCGGGGAGGCGGCAGCGGCCGAGCTGGGCCGCTACTGCCTGGAGCACGCGGGGCGGCCCCTGGAGCTCTTCTGCGCCGACTGCGCGCGCTGCGTCTGCGCCCTGTGCCCGGCGCTGGGCGCCCACCGCGGCCACCGCGTCAGCCTGCTGGGCCAGGCGGCGCAGGGCGCCAAG GAATTCATGACAACATATTTGAAGGAGCTAGAATTGAAAAAGAAACAGGAAGTTGGCAATATAAGGCACATAGAACAAGCTGTTAATGACCTTAAG GCACACGCCTCTGCTAGTAAAGCATGTCTGGCAGGGAAGTTCACTGAACTCCGGTTACTGCTTGATGAAGAGGAAAGGTTGACAAAAAAATTCATAGATGAAAAGATTCAGCAGGCCCTCCTGGCATACAGTCAGCAGACGGAGTCATGTCAAGAACGAATTCATATCATAGAGAGCTTCTCAGACCAACTCAGGCAAATCCAGCAGCGAAGTGATCCCATTCAGTTATTACAG GACTACACAGCATCAGAAAAAGAAATCCAGGAGCAGAGGGCTCCAGCCGATCAGTGGCACCCGATACCCATGTCCTTTGAGCATGTTCTGAACCATTTCAGGGGTTTTGTAAAAGCTATTCAGTCTGTTGTGCAGAAACCATTAGAAGCTCGACTTAAAGAAG ATGGCTGGATATACAAGTACACCGAGTCCTCTTCAGCTTTCATTTCGGATCATCTCTGTCTTCTGACAAACT ACATTTTCAGTAGCCTTAATGCCACTTCAAAGAAGGACCCTGGGATGTTGCTGAAAACATCATCTACAGTTGAGCAATCGCTATTTTTAAAAC ATGCAAGATCTCCAACTCTGGACTATGATAGCCTTCATCCCAGGttgattttgtcagaagatcgtCTTACAgtaagctgcagctggaggaggaggtttTACTCTTACAGACCCCAGAGATTTGATAAGTTATGGCAGGTCTTGAGCAGAGATGCTTTCTTCTCTGGGAGCCATTACTGGGAAGTGGATGTGCTTCAGGCTGGACAAGGATGGTGGATTGGAGCAGCCTACCCTTCCATCAAGAGACAAGGAGACTCTGAAACTTGTCGACTCGGGTGGAACAGAGCATCCTGGTGTATTAAAAGATTTGACCTTGAATACTGGGCGTTTCACAAGGGCGAGAGGACCCTGATACTGACAGATGATGATCCAGAACAAATTGGTGTTTTCCTGGATTATGAAGCCGGCATCCTCTCATTCTATAATGTAACAAATGGCATGGCCCACCTGCATACGTTCCGCTGCAAGTTCACGGAGCCTCTTTACCCAGCACTTAGGCTCTGGGAAGGTGCGATAACAATCCGCCAATTGACTTAG
- the TRIM14 gene encoding tripartite motif-containing protein 14 isoform X3, translated as MAQVEAEAGPCCELRPAERSCLAASCAAHARPPRGEPGGQRLGPAGEAAAAELGRYCLEHAGRPLELFCADCARCVCALCPALGAHRGHRVSLLGQAAQGAKEFMTTYLKELELKKKQEVGNIRHIEQAVNDLKAHASASKACLAGKFTELRLLLDEEERLTKKFIDEKIQQALLAYSQQTESCQERIHIIESFSDQLRQIQQRSDPIQLLQDYTASEKEIQEQRAPADQWHPIPMSFEHVLNHFRGFVKAIQSVVQKPLEARLKEGPTCFLSVLWPGICHAFVSSL; from the exons ATGGCGCAGGTGGAGGCGGAGGCCGGGCCCTGCTGCGAGCTGCGCCCGGCGGAGCGGAGCTGCCTGGCCGCCTCCTGCGCGGCCCACGCGCGGCCGCCCCGGGGGGAGCCCGGCGGGCAGCGCCTGGGCCCGGCCGGGGAGGCGGCAGCGGCCGAGCTGGGCCGCTACTGCCTGGAGCACGCGGGGCGGCCCCTGGAGCTCTTCTGCGCCGACTGCGCGCGCTGCGTCTGCGCCCTGTGCCCGGCGCTGGGCGCCCACCGCGGCCACCGCGTCAGCCTGCTGGGCCAGGCGGCGCAGGGCGCCAAG GAATTCATGACAACATATTTGAAGGAGCTAGAATTGAAAAAGAAACAGGAAGTTGGCAATATAAGGCACATAGAACAAGCTGTTAATGACCTTAAG GCACACGCCTCTGCTAGTAAAGCATGTCTGGCAGGGAAGTTCACTGAACTCCGGTTACTGCTTGATGAAGAGGAAAGGTTGACAAAAAAATTCATAGATGAAAAGATTCAGCAGGCCCTCCTGGCATACAGTCAGCAGACGGAGTCATGTCAAGAACGAATTCATATCATAGAGAGCTTCTCAGACCAACTCAGGCAAATCCAGCAGCGAAGTGATCCCATTCAGTTATTACAG GACTACACAGCATCAGAAAAAGAAATCCAGGAGCAGAGGGCTCCAGCCGATCAGTGGCACCCGATACCCATGTCCTTTGAGCATGTTCTGAACCATTTCAGGGGTTTTGTAAAAGCTATTCAGTCTGTTGTGCAGAAACCATTAGAAGCTCGACTTAAAGAAG GCCCTACCTGTTTCCTGTCTGTCCTTTGGCCTGGCATCTGTCATGCATTTGTGTCCTCCCTTTAA